A genome region from Salvelinus alpinus chromosome 26, SLU_Salpinus.1, whole genome shotgun sequence includes the following:
- the LOC139554276 gene encoding uncharacterized protein encodes MASVTAQRKGIVPMASVPAHREGIVPKASVPAEREEILRASGLTSTQREGILQTASVPAQREGILPAASITAQREEILRASGLIPEEREDILLTASVPAQREGILQTASVFAQREEILRASGLIPEEREDILLTASVPAQRKGILPAATVTVQKEKILRASGLIPTQRELILLMDSVTAQREGIFPTASVTAHREWIVPKASVPAEREEILLTASVPVKNGNNHPQPPPIIPMVAPLWKWDGGACTPPVDFYSKRRAGLWGSRYPTMHYNDGTNSKPPSHGPGLLPRQLSGLLPPSHFDLMAPMVVPPDTLPY; translated from the exons ATGGCCAGTGTCACTGCGCAGAGGAAGGGAATTGTCCCAATGGCCAGCGTCCCTGCGCACAGGGAGGGGATTGTCCCAAAGGCTAGTGTCCCTGctgagagggaggagatcctccgagcatcaggcctcacctctacacagagggaggggatcctccaaacagccagtgtccctgcacagagggaggggattctcccagcagctagcatcactgcgcagagggaggagatcctccgagcatcaggcctcatccctgaagagagggaggacatcctcctcacagccagtgtccctgcacaaAGGGAGGGGATCCTACAAACAGCCAGTGTCTTTGcacagagggaggagatcctccgagcatcaggcctcatccctgaagagagggaggacatcctcctcacagccagtgtccctgcacagaggAAGGGGATTCTTCCAGCAGCTACTGTCACCGTGCAAAAGGAGAagatcctccgagcatcaggcctcatccctacACAGAGGGAGTTGATCCTCCTGATGGACAGTGTCACTGCGCAGAGGGAGGGAATCTTCCCAACGGCCAGCGTCACTGCGCACAGGGAGTGGATCGTCCCAAAGGCTAGTGtccctgcagagagggaggagatcctcctCACAGCCAGTGTCCCTGTGAAGAATGGAAACAATCATCCACAACCACCTCCCATCATCCCCATGGTGGCACCACTGTGGAAATGGGATGGTGGAGCATGTACTCCACCTGTGGATTTCTATTCCAAGAGAAGAG CAGGTCTATGGGGCAGCAGATACCCTACAATGCATTACAATGATGGGACCAACTCAAAGCCTCCAAGCCATGGGCCTGGACTGCTTCCTAGACAGCTCTCTGGCTTGCTCCCTCCTTCACACTTTGACCTCATGGCACCAATGGTTGTGCCACCTGACACTCTACCCTACTGA
- the LOC139554275 gene encoding uncharacterized protein isoform X3, whose protein sequence is MNGPKRTWQQVKIKYKNILQNAVKKNTHRQGTGGGSPKADLTPAEDMALELNKGRPVLEGIPGGKETSIGSSQDATRFIQVSGSTVFLLEPPAQAPDDADPGEGPSAAATAHDGDDDEEETISLDSRRHEDPDAIQWENQPGNISSQAIRKLYGNHLRRQIELADIDIQYKKKKMENLALESEIKKRTIRKLDLEIKKLERELQEDDTAQNKN, encoded by the exons atgaacgggccaaaacggacatggcagcaggtcaaaatcaaatacaagaacattctgcagaatg cagtgaaaaagaatacccacagacaaggcacgggtggtgggtcaccaaaggctgaccttaccccagcagaggacatggccttggagctaaataaaggcaggcccgtcttagaggggatccctggggggaaagagacgagcataggttcctcccaagatgccacccgcttcattcaag tgtctggcagcactgtgttcctgttagagccaccagcacaagcaccagacgatgctgatcca ggtgaaggccccagtgcagcagcaacagcacatgatggagacgatgatgaggaggagaccatctctctggattccagaaggcatgag gacccagatgctatacagtgggaaaaccagcctggcaacata agctcacaagctatcagaaagttgtatggcaaccacctccggcgccaaatagaactggcagacatagacattcagtacaagaagaaaaagatggaaaatcttgcactggagtccgaaataaaaaagaggacaattaggaaactggaccttgaaataaaaaaacttgagagggag ctccaagaagatgacacagctcaaaataaaaattag
- the LOC139554275 gene encoding uncharacterized protein isoform X2: MNGPKRTWQQVKIKYKNILQNAVKKNTHRQGTGGGSPKADLTPAEDMALELNKGRPVLEGIPGGKETSIGSSQDATRFIQVSGSTVFLLEPPAQAPDDADPGEGPSAAATAHDGDDDEEETISLDSRRHEDPDAIQWENQPGNISSQAIRKLYGNHLRRQIELADIDIQYKKKKMENLALESEIKKRTIRKLDLEIKKLEREVRYAFNVHCMLTVTQMY, translated from the exons atgaacgggccaaaacggacatggcagcaggtcaaaatcaaatacaagaacattctgcagaatg cagtgaaaaagaatacccacagacaaggcacgggtggtgggtcaccaaaggctgaccttaccccagcagaggacatggccttggagctaaataaaggcaggcccgtcttagaggggatccctggggggaaagagacgagcataggttcctcccaagatgccacccgcttcattcaag tgtctggcagcactgtgttcctgttagagccaccagcacaagcaccagacgatgctgatcca ggtgaaggccccagtgcagcagcaacagcacatgatggagacgatgatgaggaggagaccatctctctggattccagaaggcatgag gacccagatgctatacagtgggaaaaccagcctggcaacata agctcacaagctatcagaaagttgtatggcaaccacctccggcgccaaatagaactggcagacatagacattcagtacaagaagaaaaagatggaaaatcttgcactggagtccgaaataaaaaagaggacaattaggaaactggaccttgaaataaaaaaacttgagagggaggtgagatatgccttcaatgtacactgtatgctaactgtaacacaaatgtattaa
- the LOC139555392 gene encoding uncharacterized protein has translation MPGCFSRLAERVRGRRRPTASTGCSNSFVACFSCLFLFCRVSDRRQVDSDSDFEEETTVLDEVQLDVPDVPQLPVLLDVQNAAIILEDVPDVQTILEEATGNWQLIPIRFSPLYCGPVVIRNNAGPVVKAWRTFQFISPIITYMRGGSQQVVVRMHHVSRVRGLETQLVWAISKETARLSPEGIPYCATKVQSITWIQRVAGRVTHYASHLRHETSVDMTLGCYQQTDVSVVYATLHMGLDGLLSSSAWSEAASFSTPTTQQFTDPEPEGHNCYEGWEEDLLPEEREVPLLNLYLTTKRVEDIALRLVSLRQAFTTLLGSTLSRNHLFVAGKVLLGALVQANHMDEAKFIRTYNDFVDYLSDPSKRNDIERELAKAKIHHVNMIDVLFELVLFGLMTAQKSLMVHPGGFVERLYALLYSFLPTAANMEPEADRYLLLLNDSCDTLPPNRDLDTNALHYFALNLTFLNKISCSSKTFLFLSFHLFDFMTISSS, from the exons ATGCCTGGGTGCTTTTCAAGACTGGCGGAGAGAGTGCGTGGACGTCGGCGGCCTACTGCGTCGACAGGTTGTTCAAATTCATTTGTGGCTTGTTTTTCTTGTCTTTTTCTGTTTTGCAGGGTTAGTGATCGTCGACAGGTGGACAGCGACAGCGACTTCGAAGAGG AAACAACTGTCCTGGATGAGGTCCAGTTGGATGTGCCAGATGTTCCACAGCTGCCAGTCCTCCTTGATGTCCAGAATGCTGCTATCATCCTTGAGGATGTGCCAGATGTGCAGACTATCCTTGAG GAGGCCACTGGCAATTGGCAGTTGATTCCGATTAGGTTCAGCCCCCTGTACTGTGGGCCTGTTGTGATCAGG AACAATGCCGGTCCGGTGGTTAAAGCGTGGAGAACTTTCCAGTTCATCAGCCCCATCATCACCTACATGCGTGGGGGATCCCAG CAGGTGGTGGTGAGGATGCACCACGTGAGTAGGGTGAGAGGCCTGGAGACTCAACTGGTGTGGGCCATCTCCAAGGAGACAGCCAGGCTTAGTCCAGAGGGCATCCCCTACTGTGCCACCAAAGTGCAGTCCATCACTTGGATCCAG cgtGTGGCTGGCAGGGTGACCCACTATGCGTCTCACCTCCGCCACGAGACGTCTGTGGACATGACGCTTGGCTGCTACCAG CAGACTGATGTCTCAGTGGTGTACGCCACTCTCCACATGGGGCTGGACGGGCTTCTCTCCTCTTCAGCGTGGTCGGAGGCTGCCTCCTTCTCTACGCCCACCACTCAGCAGTTCACTGACCCAGAGCCTGAGGGCCACAACTGCTATGAG GGCTGGGAGGAGGACCTGCtgcctgaggagagggaggttccTCTGCTAAA CCTCTACCTTACCACCAAGAGAGTGGAGGACATCGCCCTGAGGCTCGTCTCCCTGCGCCAGGCCTTCACT aCCCTGCTTGGTTCCACCCTGAGCAGGAACCATCTGTTTGTGGCGGGAAAGGTCCTCCTGGGCGCACTGGTTCAGGCCAACCACATG GACGAGGCCAAGTTCATCCGTACCTATAACGACTTTGTGGACTACCTGAGTGACCCCTCCAAGCGGAATGACATTGAGAGGGAGCTGGCTAAGGCAAAG ATCCATCATGTGAACATGATAGATGTCCTCTTTGAGCTGGTGCTGTTTGGGTTAATGACAGCTCAGAAGTCCCTGATGGTG CACCCTGGTGGGTTCGTGGAGCGTCTGTACGCTCTCCTGTACTCTTTCCTGCCCACTGCTGCCAACATGGAGCCAGAGGCAGACAGATACCTGCTGCTGCTCAAT GATTCTTGTGACACTTTGCCACCCAACAGGGATCTAGACACCAATGCACTACATTACTTTGCACTGAATTtgacatttttaaataaaataagttGTAGTTCAAAAACATTTTTGTTTCTGTCTTTTCATCTATTTGATTTTATGACCATTTCCTCTTCCTAG
- the LOC139554275 gene encoding putative nuclease HARBI1 isoform X1 produces MKAQNCVFLSALTMACPFVRDVVDEEALVLRRAFRRERVFRDRLDPLAFPDDHLYERYRFSADGIRYLCRLLGPRIKHRTARSHALSVEQMVCVALRFFASGAFLYSVGDAEQLNKATICRTIRSVCLAIKALADVFISFPGHRRLCDIKEEFYRIAGFPNVIGAVDCTHIRIKAPSGAHEADFVNRKSFHSINVQMVCNADCVISNVVAKWPGSVHDSRIFRASEIYQCLSQGEFSGVLLGDRGYGCQPFLLTPFTDPQEAQQAYNHAHARTRARVEMTFGLLKARFHCLHKLRVSPVRACDITVACAVLHNVACLRKERAPRVPPAMDWDNPAIFPDDDSGRLLRDQYVLNYFS; encoded by the exons atgaaggcccaaaattgtgtgttcctttctgctctgacaatggcatgcccattcgtgcgagatgtggtggatgaagaagcacttgtgctgaggagagccttcaggcgagaaagggtcttcagggaccggttggacccactggccttccctgatgaccatctatatgaaagatacaggttttctgcagatggcatcaggtatctatgcagactactgggtcccaggattaagcaccgcactgcacggagccatgcactgagtgtggagcaaatggtttgtgtggccttgcgcttttttgctagtggagccttcctgtactcagtgggggatgcagaacagctgaacaaggccacaatttgccgcacaataaggagtgtgtgtctggctatcaaagcattagcagatgtcttcatctccttccctggccacagaagactctgtgacatcaaagaggagttctataggattgcag gtttccccaatgtcattggtgcagtggactgcacacacataaggataaaagccccctcaggtgcccatgaggccgattttgtgaataggaaatcctttcacagcattaatgttcag atggtctgcaatgctgactgtgtgatcagcaatgttgtggcaaaatggcctggctcagtccatgactccagaatctttcgggcctctgaaatctatcagtgcctatcacaag gtgaattctctggtgtgttgctgggagacagggggtatggctgccagccttttctcctgacacctttcacagacccccaggaagcacagcaggcctacaaccatgcccatgccaggaccagggccagagttgaaatgacctttggcctcctgaaggcacgctttcactgccttcacaaattaagggtcagccctgttagggcatgtgatattactgtggcttgtgctgtcctccacaatgtggcctgcctgaggaaggagagggcccccagagtgccaccagccatggactgggacaatccggcaatcttccctgatgacgacagtggtcggctgctgagggaccaatatgtgttgaattattttagttag